In Serratia sp. FDAARGOS_506, a genomic segment contains:
- the cysJ gene encoding NADPH-dependent assimilatory sulfite reductase flavoprotein subunit — MTTQAPPTSLLPLTPEQLARLQATIGDYSPTQLAWLSGYFWGMVNQQPGAVAIAPVAPAAAAGITIISASQTGNARRLAEQLRDDLLAANLSATLISAGDYKFKQIAQERLLVIVASTQGEGEPAEEAVALHKFLFSKKAPKLNDTAFAVFGLGDTSYENFCQSGKDFDGKLAELGAERLVERVDADVEYQELAAAWRKQVVSVLKARAPAESAAPGVLASGAVDLLDSSPYSKEQPLTAQLAVKQKITGRASDKDVRHIEIDLGDSGLRYQPGDALGVWFDNDPALVDELVQLLWLKGDEPVEVEGQTLPLAQALRSHFELTQNTTPIVDKYAALSRDEKLIGLLADKAALQQYAHNTPIVDMVRQAPADLSAEQLVGLLRPLTPRLYSIASSQAENESEVHITVGVVRYDIDGRARSGGASGFLADRLEEDGDVRVFIEHNDNFRLPANPEAPVIMIGPGTGIAPFRAFMQQRDADGAGGKNWLFFGNPHFTEDFLYQVEWQRYVKDGLLTRIDLAWSRDQQHKIYVQDKLREQGAEVWRWIQEGAHIYVCGDANRMAKDVENTLLELVAEHGGMDTEQADEFLSELRLERRYQRDVY; from the coding sequence ATGACGACTCAGGCTCCTCCAACATCTTTGCTCCCGCTGACGCCCGAACAGCTGGCGCGCTTGCAGGCGACGATCGGCGACTATTCGCCGACGCAGCTGGCGTGGCTGTCCGGCTATTTTTGGGGCATGGTCAATCAACAGCCCGGAGCCGTGGCCATTGCGCCTGTCGCCCCTGCGGCTGCCGCCGGCATCACCATCATTTCCGCTTCGCAGACCGGCAATGCGCGCCGCCTGGCGGAGCAGCTGCGCGACGATCTGCTGGCTGCCAATCTGAGCGCCACGCTGATCAGCGCCGGCGACTACAAGTTCAAGCAGATAGCCCAAGAACGGCTGCTGGTGATCGTCGCCTCCACGCAGGGGGAGGGCGAGCCGGCGGAAGAAGCGGTGGCGCTGCATAAGTTCCTGTTCTCGAAGAAGGCGCCGAAGCTGAATGATACCGCTTTTGCGGTGTTCGGGCTGGGCGACACCTCTTATGAGAATTTCTGCCAGTCAGGTAAAGATTTCGACGGCAAGCTGGCCGAGCTGGGCGCCGAGCGCCTGGTGGAGCGCGTGGACGCCGACGTGGAGTACCAGGAACTGGCCGCCGCCTGGCGCAAACAGGTGGTGTCGGTGCTGAAGGCGCGCGCGCCGGCGGAAAGCGCTGCGCCGGGCGTGTTGGCCAGCGGCGCGGTCGATCTGCTCGACAGCAGCCCGTACAGCAAGGAACAACCGCTCACCGCCCAACTGGCGGTAAAGCAGAAAATTACCGGCCGCGCGTCGGATAAAGACGTGCGCCATATCGAAATCGATCTGGGCGACTCCGGCCTGCGCTATCAGCCAGGCGACGCGCTCGGCGTATGGTTCGACAACGATCCGGCGCTGGTAGACGAACTGGTGCAACTATTGTGGCTGAAAGGCGACGAACCGGTCGAGGTGGAAGGGCAGACCCTGCCGCTGGCGCAGGCGCTGCGCAGCCATTTCGAACTGACGCAGAACACCACGCCGATCGTCGATAAATACGCCGCGCTGTCGCGCGATGAAAAGTTGATCGGTCTGTTGGCGGATAAAGCCGCGCTGCAGCAGTACGCGCACAACACGCCGATCGTCGACATGGTGCGTCAGGCGCCGGCGGATCTGAGCGCCGAACAGCTGGTCGGTCTGCTGCGTCCGTTGACGCCGCGCCTGTACTCCATCGCCTCTTCACAGGCGGAGAACGAAAGCGAAGTGCATATCACCGTGGGCGTGGTGCGTTACGACATCGACGGGCGTGCCCGCAGCGGCGGCGCCTCCGGTTTCCTGGCTGATCGCCTGGAGGAAGACGGCGACGTGCGGGTGTTTATCGAGCACAACGACAACTTCCGCCTGCCGGCCAATCCGGAAGCGCCGGTGATCATGATCGGCCCTGGCACCGGCATCGCGCCGTTCCGCGCCTTTATGCAGCAGCGCGACGCCGACGGCGCCGGCGGCAAAAACTGGCTGTTCTTCGGCAACCCGCACTTTACCGAAGACTTCCTGTATCAGGTCGAATGGCAGCGCTACGTGAAAGACGGCCTGTTGACCCGCATCGATCTGGCCTGGTCCCGTGATCAACAACATAAAATATACGTACAAGACAAACTGCGCGAACAGGGCGCGGAAGTGTGGCGCTGGATTCAGGAAGGCGCGCACATTTACGTCTGCGGCGATGCCAATCGCATGGCGAAAGACGTGGAAAACACATTACTGGAACTGGTGGCCGAGCACGGTGGCATGGATACCGAGCAGGCGGATGAATTTTTAAGTGAGCTGCGCCTTGAGCGCCGTTATCAGCGAGATGTTTACTGA
- the cysI gene encoding assimilatory sulfite reductase (NADPH) hemoprotein subunit, producing MSDKHPGPLVVEGKLADAERMKKESHFLRGTIAEDLNDGLTGGFNGDNFLLIRFHGMYQQDDRDIRAERAEQKLEPRHAMMLRCRLPGGIISPQQWLGIDKFAQESTLYGSIRITNRQTFQFHGILKGNVKPVHQLLNRLGLDALATANDVNRNVLCTSNPVESELHQEAYEWAKKISEHLLPRTRAYAEVWLDQEKVATTDEEPILGPTYLPRKFKTTVVIPPQNDVDLHANDMNFVAIAENGKLVGFNLLVGGGLSIEHGNKKTYARQASEFGYIPLEHTLAVAEAVVTTQRDWGNRTDRKNAKTKYTLERVGVDVFRAEVEKRAGVTFAPIRPYEFTGRGDRIGWVKGIDDQWHLTLFIENGRLLDYPGRPLKTGMAEIAKIHKGDFRLTANQNVIIAGVPESEKAKIEALARDHGLIDDEISEQRKNSMACVSFPTCPLAMAEAERFLPQFVTKVEGIMHRHGVGDEHIVLRITGCPNGCGRALLAELGLVGKAVGRYNLHLGGNREGTRIPRMYRENINEDEILSEIDLLVGRWAKERNAGEGFGDFTIRAGIVKPVLDPARDFWE from the coding sequence ATGAGTGATAAACACCCCGGGCCTTTGGTAGTCGAAGGCAAACTGGCCGATGCGGAGCGCATGAAGAAGGAGAGCCACTTCCTGCGCGGCACTATCGCCGAAGATTTGAACGACGGCTTGACCGGCGGCTTCAACGGCGACAACTTCCTGTTGATCCGTTTTCACGGCATGTACCAGCAGGATGACCGCGATATTCGCGCCGAACGCGCCGAGCAGAAACTGGAGCCGCGCCACGCCATGATGCTGCGCTGCCGCCTGCCGGGCGGCATCATCAGCCCGCAGCAGTGGCTGGGCATCGACAAGTTCGCGCAGGAGAGCACGCTGTACGGCAGCATTCGCATCACCAACCGCCAGACGTTCCAGTTTCACGGCATCCTGAAAGGCAACGTCAAACCGGTGCACCAGCTGCTGAACCGCCTGGGGCTGGACGCGTTGGCGACCGCCAACGACGTGAACCGCAACGTGCTGTGCACCTCCAATCCAGTGGAGTCCGAGCTGCATCAGGAAGCCTACGAGTGGGCGAAGAAGATCTCCGAACACCTGCTGCCGCGCACCCGAGCTTACGCCGAGGTGTGGTTGGATCAGGAGAAGGTGGCCACTACCGACGAAGAGCCGATTCTGGGGCCGACCTACCTGCCGCGTAAGTTCAAAACCACGGTGGTGATCCCGCCGCAGAACGATGTCGATCTGCACGCCAACGACATGAACTTCGTGGCGATCGCCGAAAACGGCAAGCTGGTGGGCTTCAACTTGCTGGTGGGCGGCGGGTTGTCCATCGAGCACGGCAACAAGAAAACCTACGCCCGCCAGGCCAGCGAGTTCGGCTACATTCCGCTCGAGCATACGCTGGCGGTAGCGGAAGCGGTGGTGACCACGCAGCGCGACTGGGGCAACCGCACCGATCGCAAGAACGCCAAAACCAAATATACGCTGGAGCGCGTTGGGGTGGACGTTTTCCGCGCCGAAGTGGAAAAGCGCGCCGGCGTCACCTTCGCCCCGATCCGGCCGTATGAATTCACCGGCCGCGGCGATCGCATCGGTTGGGTGAAGGGCATCGACGATCAATGGCACCTGACGCTGTTTATCGAGAACGGCCGCCTGCTGGACTATCCGGGGCGCCCGCTGAAGACCGGCATGGCGGAGATCGCCAAGATCCATAAAGGCGACTTCCGTCTGACGGCGAACCAAAACGTGATCATCGCCGGCGTGCCGGAAAGCGAGAAGGCGAAGATCGAAGCCTTGGCGCGCGATCATGGCTTGATCGACGACGAGATCAGCGAACAACGCAAGAACTCGATGGCCTGCGTGTCGTTCCCGACCTGCCCGCTGGCGATGGCGGAGGCCGAGCGCTTCCTGCCACAGTTCGTCACCAAGGTGGAAGGGATCATGCATCGGCACGGGGTGGGCGACGAGCATATCGTGCTGCGCATCACCGGCTGCCCGAACGGCTGCGGCCGCGCACTGCTGGCGGAGTTGGGGCTGGTGGGCAAGGCGGTCGGCCGCTATAACCTGCATTTGGGCGGCAACCGTGAAGGCACGCGCATTCCGCGCATGTACCGCGAGAACATCAACGAAGACGAGATCCTGAGCGAGATCGACCTGTTGGTGGGGCGCTGGGCGAAGGAGCGCAACGCCGGCGAAGGCTTCGGCGACTTCACCATCCGCGCGGGCATCGTCAAACCGGTGCTGGATCCGGCGCGAGATTTCTGGGAGTGA
- a CDS encoding phosphoadenylyl-sulfate reductase has product MAEFDLAALNALPKSGQALALAVVNGQLETFSAEQRVAWALEHLPGEFVLSSSFGIQAAVCLHLVTRIRPDIPVILTDTGYLFPETYRFIDQLTDQLKLNLQVFRAEQSPAWQEARYGKLWEQGVEGIEKYNQINKVEPMNRALETLGAQSWFAGLRREQSGSRANLPVLAVQRGVFKILPIIDWDNRKIYQYLTEHGLSYHPLWEQGYLSVGDTHTTQKWEPGMSEEETRFFGLKRECGLHEG; this is encoded by the coding sequence ATGGCTGAATTCGATCTGGCGGCGCTGAACGCGTTGCCCAAATCCGGGCAGGCGCTGGCATTGGCGGTGGTCAACGGCCAACTGGAGACCTTCAGCGCCGAACAGCGCGTTGCATGGGCGCTGGAGCATTTGCCCGGCGAGTTCGTACTCTCGTCCAGTTTCGGCATTCAGGCGGCGGTATGTCTGCACCTGGTGACGCGCATCCGGCCGGATATTCCGGTGATCCTGACCGACACCGGTTACCTGTTCCCGGAAACCTACCGCTTTATCGATCAACTGACCGACCAGTTGAAGTTGAATCTGCAGGTGTTCCGCGCCGAACAGTCTCCTGCCTGGCAAGAGGCGCGCTACGGCAAGCTGTGGGAACAGGGCGTGGAAGGGATTGAAAAGTACAACCAGATCAACAAGGTCGAGCCGATGAACCGCGCGCTGGAGACACTGGGGGCGCAGAGCTGGTTCGCCGGCCTGCGGCGCGAGCAGTCCGGCAGCCGAGCCAATCTGCCGGTGCTGGCGGTGCAGCGTGGGGTGTTCAAGATCCTGCCGATCATCGACTGGGACAACCGCAAGATTTACCAGTATCTGACCGAACACGGGCTGAGTTATCACCCGCTGTGGGAGCAGGGCTATCTGTCGGTAGGCGATACCCACACCACCCAAAAATGGGAACCGGGCATGAGCGAGGAAGAGACGCGTTTCTTTGGCCTCAAGCGCGAGTGCGGCCTGCACGAAGGCTAA
- a CDS encoding aminopeptidase, which translates to MFSRFYLKTSLLALALGGVFSVCAAQPAKDAPMGRFAAEQTRHIATYFPGRMAGSPAELLTADYLKQQFAKMGYQSDIRSVNTRYLYTSKDGKKNWNNVTASSVIAARNGDSPKQVVIVAHFDTYTPQSDEDLDNNLGGLTLQGVDDNASGIGVMLELAERLKNIPTAYGLRFVATSAEEIGSLGAQNYLQRMSAEEKSNTVLVINLDSLITGDRLYFNAGRNTPPQMAKRSRDRALDIAHRYGIAAASNPGSAQHPKGTGCCSDQEVFDAAGIPVLSVEATNWSLGDKDGYQQRAVSPHFPQGITWHRPQYDNLQYLDRYLPGRIDKRSRDSVQILLPLIKELAQAHPPKAQKKK; encoded by the coding sequence ATGTTTTCCCGTTTTTACCTGAAGACCAGCCTGCTGGCCCTCGCACTCGGCGGCGTCTTCAGCGTTTGTGCCGCACAGCCCGCAAAAGACGCGCCAATGGGCCGTTTCGCCGCCGAACAGACCCGCCACATCGCCACTTACTTCCCCGGCCGCATGGCGGGCAGCCCGGCCGAATTGCTCACCGCCGACTACCTGAAGCAGCAGTTCGCCAAGATGGGTTACCAAAGTGATATTCGCAGCGTCAACACGCGCTATCTCTACACCAGCAAAGACGGCAAGAAGAACTGGAACAACGTCACCGCCAGCTCGGTGATCGCCGCCCGCAACGGCGATAGCCCGAAACAGGTCGTGATCGTCGCCCACTTCGACACCTACACGCCACAGAGCGACGAGGATCTGGATAACAACCTCGGCGGCCTGACGCTGCAGGGCGTTGACGACAATGCCTCCGGCATCGGCGTGATGCTGGAACTGGCGGAGCGCCTGAAGAACATCCCCACCGCCTACGGCCTGCGCTTCGTCGCCACCAGCGCCGAAGAGATCGGCTCGCTGGGCGCACAGAACTACCTGCAGCGCATGAGCGCGGAAGAGAAAAGCAACACCGTGCTGGTGATCAACCTCGACAGCCTGATCACCGGCGATCGTCTGTACTTCAACGCCGGGCGCAACACGCCGCCGCAGATGGCGAAACGCTCTCGCGATCGCGCGCTGGATATCGCCCACCGCTACGGCATCGCCGCCGCCAGCAATCCGGGCAGCGCACAGCATCCGAAGGGCACCGGCTGCTGCTCCGATCAAGAGGTATTCGATGCGGCGGGCATCCCGGTGCTGTCGGTGGAGGCCACCAACTGGTCGCTGGGCGACAAGGACGGCTACCAGCAGCGCGCCGTGAGCCCGCACTTCCCGCAGGGCATCACCTGGCACCGTCCGCAGTATGACAACCTGCAGTACCTGGATCGCTACCTGCCGGGGCGGATCGACAAACGCAGCCGCGACAGCGTGCAGATCCTGCTGCCGCTGATCAAAGAGCTGGCGCAGGCGCACCCGCCGAAAGCACAGAAGAAAAAGTAG
- the cysG gene encoding siroheme synthase CysG has protein sequence MDYLPIFADLKQRPVLVVGGGDVAARKVDLLQRAGAEIRIVAQSLSPELEQQRQQGHLLWLGKTFDPQQLDDVFLAIAATDDNALNAAVFAEADKRRVLANVVDDQPRCSFIFPSIIDRSPLVVAVSSSGQAPVLARLLREKLEALLPASLGQMAQVAGRWRGQVKQRLASIGERRRFWEKTFGGRFATLVANGQTAQAEQQLEQDLQRFTAGDEGAQGEIALVGAGPGDVGLLTLRGLQVMQQADVVLYDHLVSGEILDLVRRDAERICVGKRAGAHSVIQEETNRLLVALAQQGKRVVRLKGGDPFIFGRGGEELQVAAAAGIPFQVVPGVTAAAGATAYAGIPLTHRDHAQSVTFITGHCRPDGDGLDWADLARARQTLAIYMGTMKAADISQRLIAHGRAAETPVAVISRGTRADQQVQIGTLEQLEHLAQRAPLPALLVIGEVVELHHQIAWFGHQSQTEGAARPAVVNLA, from the coding sequence GTGGACTATCTACCAATATTCGCCGACCTGAAACAACGTCCGGTGCTGGTCGTTGGCGGTGGTGACGTGGCTGCGCGCAAAGTCGATCTGCTTCAGCGCGCCGGGGCTGAAATACGGATAGTTGCGCAGTCGCTCTCACCGGAACTGGAACAACAACGTCAGCAAGGGCATCTGCTCTGGCTGGGGAAAACCTTTGACCCGCAGCAGTTGGACGACGTGTTTCTGGCGATCGCCGCCACGGACGACAACGCGTTGAACGCCGCGGTGTTCGCCGAGGCGGATAAACGCCGGGTGTTGGCCAACGTGGTGGACGACCAGCCGCGTTGCTCGTTCATTTTCCCGTCGATCATCGATCGCTCGCCGCTGGTGGTGGCCGTATCGTCCAGCGGCCAGGCGCCGGTGCTGGCGCGCTTGCTGCGTGAAAAGCTGGAGGCGTTGCTACCCGCCAGTTTGGGGCAGATGGCGCAGGTGGCGGGCCGCTGGCGCGGCCAGGTCAAACAGCGGCTGGCCTCGATCGGCGAGCGGCGCCGTTTCTGGGAGAAAACCTTCGGCGGCCGTTTCGCCACGCTGGTGGCCAACGGCCAGACGGCGCAGGCGGAGCAGCAGCTGGAGCAGGATTTGCAACGCTTCACCGCAGGCGATGAAGGCGCGCAGGGCGAGATAGCCCTGGTGGGCGCCGGGCCGGGCGACGTGGGGCTGCTGACCCTGCGCGGGCTGCAGGTAATGCAGCAGGCGGATGTGGTGCTGTATGACCACCTGGTCAGCGGCGAGATCCTCGATCTGGTGCGCCGCGACGCCGAACGCATCTGCGTGGGCAAACGCGCCGGCGCACACTCGGTGATCCAGGAAGAGACCAACCGGCTGCTGGTGGCGTTGGCGCAGCAGGGTAAACGCGTGGTGCGCCTCAAGGGCGGCGATCCGTTCATCTTTGGCCGCGGCGGCGAAGAGCTGCAGGTCGCCGCCGCTGCCGGCATTCCGTTCCAGGTGGTGCCGGGCGTCACGGCCGCAGCGGGGGCAACCGCCTACGCCGGCATTCCGCTGACGCACCGCGACCACGCGCAGAGCGTGACCTTTATCACCGGCCACTGCCGCCCCGACGGCGATGGCCTGGACTGGGCCGATCTGGCCCGGGCGCGGCAGACGCTGGCTATCTATATGGGCACCATGAAGGCGGCGGACATCAGCCAACGCCTGATCGCCCACGGCCGCGCTGCCGAAACACCGGTGGCGGTGATCAGCCGCGGCACGCGCGCCGATCAGCAGGTGCAGATCGGCACGCTGGAACAACTGGAACACCTGGCCCAACGGGCGCCGCTGCCGGCGCTGTTGGTGATCGGCGAAGTGGTGGAACTTCACCATCAAATCGCCTGGTTCGGACATCAATCGCAGACGGAAGGGGCCGCGCGCCCGGCCGTCGTGAATTTGGCATAG
- the cysD gene encoding sulfate adenylyltransferase subunit CysD produces the protein MDEKRLTHLRQLEAESIHIIREVAAEFANPVMLYSIGKDSSVMLHLARKAFFPGTLPFPLLHVDTGWKFREMYEFRDRTAKEYGFELLVHKNPEGVAMGINPFVHGSAKHTDIMKTEGLKQALNKYGFDAAFGGARRDEEKSRAKERIYSFRDRFHRWDPKNQRPELWHNYNGQINKGESIRVFPLSNWTELDIWQYIFLEKIDIVPLYLAKPRPVVERDGMLMMVDDDRIDLQPGEVISQRMVRFRTLGCWPLTGAVDSQAQTLPEIIEEMLVSTTSERQGRMIDRDQSGSMELKKRQGYF, from the coding sequence ATGGACGAAAAACGACTCACTCATTTGCGGCAATTGGAGGCGGAGAGTATCCATATCATCCGTGAAGTCGCCGCTGAATTCGCCAACCCGGTGATGCTGTACTCCATCGGTAAGGACTCTTCCGTGATGCTGCATCTGGCGCGCAAGGCGTTCTTCCCCGGCACGCTGCCATTCCCGCTGCTGCACGTCGATACCGGCTGGAAGTTCCGCGAAATGTACGAATTCCGCGATCGCACCGCGAAGGAGTACGGTTTCGAGCTGCTGGTGCATAAAAACCCGGAAGGGGTGGCGATGGGCATCAACCCGTTCGTGCACGGCAGCGCCAAGCATACCGACATCATGAAGACCGAGGGCCTGAAGCAGGCGTTGAACAAGTACGGTTTCGACGCCGCCTTCGGCGGTGCGCGGCGCGACGAGGAGAAATCGCGTGCCAAAGAGCGTATCTATTCGTTCCGCGATCGCTTCCATCGCTGGGATCCGAAGAACCAGCGGCCGGAGCTGTGGCACAACTACAACGGTCAGATCAACAAAGGGGAGAGCATCCGCGTCTTCCCGCTGTCGAACTGGACCGAACTGGATATCTGGCAATACATCTTCCTGGAAAAGATCGACATCGTACCGCTGTACCTGGCGAAACCGCGCCCGGTGGTGGAACGCGACGGCATGCTGATGATGGTGGACGACGATCGTATCGATCTGCAGCCGGGCGAAGTGATCAGCCAGCGCATGGTGCGCTTCCGCACTCTGGGGTGCTGGCCGCTGACCGGTGCGGTGGATTCGCAGGCGCAAACCCTGCCGGAGATCATCGAAGAGATGCTGGTCTCCACCACCAGTGAACGCCAGGGGCGGATGATCGATCGCGATCAGTCCGGCTCGATGGAGCTGAAAAAGCGTCAAGGATATTTCTAA
- the cysN gene encoding sulfate adenylyltransferase subunit CysN, whose product MNNAIAQQIADQGGVESYLHAQQHKSLLRFLTCGSVDDGKSTLIGRLLHDTRQIYEDQLSTLHSDSKRIGTQGEKLDLALLVDGLQAEREQGITIDVAYRYFSTEKRKFIIADTPGHEQYTRNMATGASTCDLAILLIDARKGVLDQTRRHSFIATLLGIRHLVVAVNKMDLVDYQETVFEQFKQDYLTFAQQLPGDLDIKFVPLSALDGDNVASESAHMPWYSGPTLLEVLESVDVVSERENQPLRFPVQYVNRPNLDFRGYAGTLSAGVVRVGQRVKVLPSGVESSVARIVTFDGDLQEAVPGEAITLVLKDEVDISRGDLLVDAGESLQAAQSALVDVVWMAEQPLVPGQSYDIKIAGKKTRARVESIRHQVEINTLAQHPADTLPLNGIGLVELTFDEPLVLDSYQSNHDTGGLIFIDRMSNVTVGAGLVRETLQAASAAHGEFSAFELELNALVRKHFPHWGARDLLGGR is encoded by the coding sequence ATGAACAACGCAATCGCACAACAAATCGCTGACCAGGGGGGCGTCGAATCCTACCTGCACGCGCAGCAACACAAGAGCCTGCTGCGTTTTCTGACCTGCGGCAGCGTCGATGACGGCAAAAGCACCCTGATCGGCCGCCTGCTGCACGATACCCGCCAGATCTATGAAGATCAGCTGTCGACACTGCACAGCGACAGCAAACGCATCGGTACCCAGGGCGAGAAGCTCGATTTGGCGCTGCTGGTGGACGGTCTGCAGGCCGAGCGCGAGCAGGGCATCACCATCGACGTGGCCTATCGCTATTTCTCGACCGAAAAACGCAAATTTATCATCGCCGATACTCCAGGGCATGAGCAGTACACCCGCAACATGGCCACCGGCGCCTCCACCTGCGATCTGGCGATCCTGTTGATCGATGCGCGCAAAGGGGTGCTGGACCAGACTCGTCGCCACAGTTTTATCGCAACCCTGCTGGGCATTCGCCATCTGGTGGTGGCGGTGAACAAGATGGATCTGGTGGACTACCAGGAAACGGTGTTCGAGCAGTTCAAACAGGATTACCTGACCTTTGCCCAGCAGCTGCCAGGCGATCTGGACATCAAATTCGTGCCGCTGTCGGCGCTGGACGGCGACAACGTGGCGAGCGAAAGCGCCCATATGCCGTGGTACAGCGGCCCGACGCTGCTGGAAGTGCTGGAGAGTGTTGACGTGGTCAGCGAGCGAGAAAACCAGCCGCTGCGCTTCCCGGTGCAGTACGTCAACCGCCCGAACCTCGATTTTCGCGGCTATGCCGGTACGCTGTCCGCCGGCGTGGTGCGGGTGGGGCAACGGGTCAAGGTGCTGCCTTCCGGCGTAGAGTCCAGCGTGGCGCGTATCGTGACCTTCGACGGCGATCTGCAAGAGGCGGTGCCGGGCGAGGCGATTACGCTGGTGCTGAAGGATGAGGTGGACATTAGCCGCGGCGATCTGCTGGTCGACGCCGGCGAAAGCCTGCAGGCGGCGCAGAGCGCGCTGGTGGACGTGGTATGGATGGCCGAGCAGCCGCTGGTGCCGGGCCAGAGCTACGACATCAAGATCGCCGGTAAAAAGACCCGCGCCCGCGTGGAGAGCATCCGCCATCAGGTGGAGATCAATACGCTGGCGCAGCACCCGGCAGACACGCTGCCGCTTAACGGTATCGGTCTGGTGGAGCTGACTTTCGACGAGCCGCTGGTGCTGGACAGCTATCAGAGCAATCACGACACCGGCGGGCTGATCTTCATCGATCGCATGAGCAACGTCACGGTGGGCGCCGGCCTGGTGCGCGAAACGCTGCAGGCCGCATCGGCGGCGCACGGTGAGTTCAGCGCCTTCGAGCTGGAGCTGAATGCGCTGGTGCGCAAGCACTTCCCGCACTGGGGCGCACGCGATCTGCTCGGTGGTCGATAA
- the cysC gene encoding adenylyl-sulfate kinase: MRWCASTSRTGAHAICSVVDKVAAELRATGPDDENVVWHPHAVTRADREARNGHRGVVLWFTGLSGSGKSTVAGALEQALHGLGVSTYLLDGDNVRHGLCRDLGFSDEDRRENIRRVGEVAKLMVDAGLVVLTAFISPHRAERQMVREMLGDDRFIEVFVDTPLAICEARDPKGLYKKARAGELRNFTGIDAVYEAPQQPEIHLDGQQLVTNLIAQLLDVLRGQAIIKP; the protein is encoded by the coding sequence ATGCGCTGGTGCGCAAGCACTTCCCGCACTGGGGCGCACGCGATCTGCTCGGTGGTCGATAAGGTGGCCGCCGAACTGAGGGCGACCGGGCCGGACGATGAGAACGTGGTTTGGCATCCGCACGCGGTGACGCGCGCGGATCGCGAAGCGCGCAACGGCCATCGCGGCGTGGTGCTGTGGTTTACCGGGCTGTCCGGCTCGGGCAAATCCACCGTCGCCGGCGCGCTGGAGCAGGCGCTGCACGGGCTCGGCGTCAGCACCTATCTGCTGGACGGCGATAACGTGCGCCACGGCCTGTGCCGCGATCTCGGCTTCTCTGACGAGGATCGGCGCGAGAACATCCGCCGGGTGGGGGAAGTGGCCAAACTGATGGTGGATGCCGGGCTGGTGGTGCTGACCGCGTTTATTTCGCCGCACCGCGCCGAGCGGCAGATGGTGCGCGAAATGCTCGGCGACGATCGCTTTATCGAAGTGTTCGTCGACACGCCGTTGGCGATCTGCGAGGCGCGCGATCCGAAGGGATTGTATAAAAAAGCGCGCGCCGGCGAGCTGCGCAATTTCACCGGTATCGACGCGGTTTACGAGGCGCCGCAGCAGCCGGAAATCCACCTTGATGGCCAACAATTGGTAACAAATTTGATTGCGCAATTGTTAGACGTGTTGCGTGGTCAGGCTATTATCAAACCCTGA
- a CDS encoding DUF3561 family protein gives MQNVTPILIDSKQSKQEREEPSYSFLGGVSGFVFYWLAFALPFLVYGSNTLFFLLYTWPFFLALMPLSVLIGITLSMLLRGRLILTLLLTGAIVLCLFWLVFSFLTGW, from the coding sequence ATGCAAAATGTCACGCCTATCTTGATCGACTCCAAGCAGTCAAAACAGGAGAGAGAGGAGCCTTCTTATTCTTTCCTGGGCGGCGTCAGCGGCTTTGTTTTCTACTGGCTGGCGTTCGCGTTGCCGTTTCTGGTTTACGGTTCCAACACGCTGTTTTTCCTGCTCTATACCTGGCCGTTCTTCCTGGCGCTGATGCCGCTGTCGGTGCTGATCGGCATTACCCTCAGCATGCTGTTGCGCGGCCGTCTGATCCTGACGCTGCTGCTGACCGGCGCCATCGTGCTGTGCCTGTTCTGGCTGGTGTTCAGCTTCTTGACCGGGTGGTGA